One genomic window of Denticeps clupeoides chromosome 14, fDenClu1.1, whole genome shotgun sequence includes the following:
- the ndufaf7 gene encoding protein arginine methyltransferase NDUFAF7, mitochondrial: MRALRALYISGEPAVCRAAAAFSGPWFQKSSRYCSRATPENRNKTDHSVLRHLTSKIKSTGPISVAEYMREVLTNPVSGYYVNHDMLGPDGDFITSPEISQIFGELLGIWCVSEWMAAGRPKQFQLVEFGPGRGSLMSDILRVFSQLSAPLGGAEMSCHLVEVSPRLSKLQAQCLTGDQSQVSTNEDDPVYRRGTTTTGLPIYWYRRISDVPQGFSIFLAHEFFDALPIHIFQKTEKGWREVMVDVHPETEDKLRFVLLPSATLASSTLLQTDEKRRHVEVCPEGGVLIQQLACRIVEDGGAALIMDYGHDGVKTDTFRGFKAHKIHDVLAEPGTADLTADVDFSYLRRVAGDRVTCIGPISQRAFLKNMGIDTRLQVLLRHCQDPSNQAQLIQGYDILTNPEKMGERFQFFTLLNHRRLTTPETGEGLQKRKGPAPLPVAGFSELCLR; encoded by the exons ATGAGGGCTCTCCGCGCGTTGTACATTTCAGGTGAACCTGCGGTCTGCCGTGCGGCTGCTGCGTTTTCGG GTCCATGGTTCCAGAAGTCCAGCCGCTATTGTTCCAGAGCTACACCAGAGAACCGGAATAAAACTGATCATTCTGTCCTCCGACATCTTACCTCAAAAATCAAGTCAACGGGCCCCATCTCAGTAGCCGAGTATATGAGGGAGGTTCTGACCAACCCAGTTTCA GGTTATTACGTGAACCATGATATGCTGGGACCTGATGGAGATTTTATCACTTCACCTGAAATCAGTCAGATATTTGGAGAG CTTTTGGGCAtctggtgtgtgagtgagtggatGGCAGCAGGGAGGCCAAAGCAATTCCAGTTGGTGGAGTTTGGGCCTGGCAGAGGGTCCCTTATGAGTGACATACTGAGA GTATTCAGTCAGCTGAGTGCTCCTCTGGGCGGTGCGGAAATGTCATGTCACCTGGTGGAGGTGAGTCCGAGGCTGAGCAAGCTGCAGGCCCAGTGTCTGACTGGTGACCAGAGTCAGGTGTCTACCAACGAGGATGATCCAGTGTATCGGCGGGGAACCACGACCACAGGCTTGCCCATCTACTGGTACCGCAGGATTAGTGATGTTCCCCAAG gttttagcatctttcttgctCATGAATTCTTTGATGCCTTACCCATCCATATATTCCAG AAAACAGAGAAGGGCTGGAGAGAAGTGATGGTGGATGTCCACCCAGAGACTGAGGACAAACTGCGCTTCGTCCTGCTGCCTTCTGCCACTTTGGCCTCTTCCACACTTCTTCAA ACAGATGAAAAGAGACGGCACGTGGAGGTCTGCCCAGAGGGAGGGGTCTTGATCCAGCAGTTGGCCTGTCGGATTGTGGAGGATGGGGGTGCAGCATTGATCATGGACTACGGGCACGATGGAGTGAAGACAGACACGTTTCGA GGATTCAAAGCCCACAAGATCCATGACGTCCTCGCTGAACCGGGCACCGCAGACCTGACTGCTGATGTAGACTTCAGCTACTTGAGGAGGGTGGCAGGGGACAGGGTGACCTGCATAGGGCCCATCAGTCAAAGAGCCTTTCTTAAGAACATGGGGATCGACACCCGGCTACAG GTTCTTTTGCGGCACTGCCAGGACCCTTCAAATCAAGCCCAGCTCATCCAGGGCTACGACATCCTGACAAACCCAGAAAAGATGGGGGAAAGGTTTCAGTTTTTTACACTGCTTAACCACAGACGGCTCACCACTCCAGAAACGGGGGAAGGCTTGCAGAAAAGAAAGGGTCCGGCACCTCTGCCTGTGGCAGGATTCAGTGAACTTTGCCTCCGCTGA